One segment of Candidatus Poribacteria bacterium DNA contains the following:
- a CDS encoding aspartyl protease family protein has product MRHTTKIEIANLKDMFLAEAGIIPQEDVRQLTVEDALVDTGATRLSLPKPLIDQLGLAPVGNARTMTANGIASRTIYSAVEFTVMERKGNIQVTDLPANAPVLVGHIILEMLDLCVDIRKGLIYNPAHDNEWIEEQL; this is encoded by the coding sequence ATGAGACACACAACAAAAATAGAGATTGCCAATCTAAAAGATATGTTTCTGGCAGAAGCAGGTATTATTCCCCAAGAAGACGTTCGGCAGTTAACAGTTGAGGATGCGCTTGTTGATACTGGAGCGACTCGGTTGTCGCTGCCCAAACCGCTTATTGACCAACTGGGTTTGGCACCTGTCGGGAATGCGAGGACAATGACCGCGAACGGTATCGCATCCCGGACTATCTATTCGGCAGTCGAATTTACTGTGATGGAACGAAAGGGGAATATACAGGTAACAGACTTGCCTGCGAACGCACCTGTTCTTGTAGGACATATCATCTTGGAAATGCTGGACCTCTGTGTTGACATCAGAAAAGGGCTCATCTATAATCCAGCACACGACAATGAATGGATTGAGGAGCAGCTCTAA
- the hemH gene encoding ferrochelatase — protein MKYDSVLLVAFGGPTPGCCQQYDSDACPGEAYCFVKGIVGPAKSQIERIKDISAHYIKLGGFSPFNELTFGQATALENILKKRGLPLPVYAGFRHWNPYLKEVIAEMAQKGHRKTLGIIMAPHQSKVSWEWYQQTVKKGIEAIDGEKPTVDYLDPWYTHNGYVGAIAEIIKTASGDKLERAELVFTAHAIPLSSADTSPYTQQFEKTGKAVAQAIGKSRFGLAYQSAVENSPIPWTQPDINDWIKAQKAKGVGTIVASPIGFLCDHVEVLYDLDIEATETAASCDVDFIRAGTVGDHPKFISMLADFVCEKSVNG, from the coding sequence ATGAAGTATGATAGTGTTCTGTTAGTCGCATTCGGTGGACCAACACCGGGATGCTGCCAACAATACGATAGCGACGCATGTCCTGGCGAAGCCTACTGCTTTGTCAAAGGCATTGTCGGGCCAGCTAAATCTCAAATAGAACGCATAAAAGACATCTCTGCACATTATATAAAATTAGGTGGATTTTCGCCGTTTAACGAATTGACTTTCGGGCAAGCCACCGCATTAGAAAACATACTGAAAAAACGAGGTTTGCCACTCCCTGTTTATGCCGGATTCAGACATTGGAACCCGTATTTAAAAGAGGTCATCGCGGAGATGGCACAAAAAGGACACCGCAAAACCCTCGGTATCATCATGGCACCGCACCAGTCCAAAGTCAGTTGGGAATGGTATCAACAAACTGTGAAAAAAGGGATTGAGGCAATTGATGGTGAGAAACCGACTGTCGATTATCTCGATCCATGGTACACACATAACGGTTATGTCGGTGCTATCGCTGAAATTATCAAAACCGCATCTGGCGACAAATTAGAACGTGCCGAACTTGTTTTCACAGCACACGCGATTCCGCTATCATCAGCGGATACCTCACCTTACACCCAACAATTTGAAAAAACTGGCAAAGCCGTTGCTCAAGCGATTGGAAAATCTCGGTTTGGTTTGGCATACCAAAGTGCTGTAGAGAACAGCCCGATACCGTGGACGCAACCGGATATCAACGATTGGATTAAAGCCCAAAAAGCGAAAGGCGTTGGTACTATTGTCGCATCTCCAATCGGTTTTCTTTGTGACCATGTTGAAGTTCTCTATGATCTGGACATAGAAGCGACGGAAACCGCTGCGTCGTGCGACGTTGATTTTATTCGGGCAGGCACTGTTGGTGACCACCCTAAATTTATCAGCATGTTAGCGGACTTCGTCTGTGAGAAATCTGTAAACGGTTAG
- a CDS encoding MBL fold metallo-hydrolase produces the protein MRNMLENPFAPRQYGELVKVTERVYLFRNIVNSSIIIGDKGIAVIDTQVNQTMGQRLLKAIRTLTDKPILYAINTHYHWDHTNGNTVFHGAGATVVAREMTKDFMVNRSPRQEAFLRSRGFTLGDAPFLPQQTFEHETEIDLGNQPLHLVHLGKAETDDATAIRVPAEGCIVSGDTVMTGSFPIFGQPVMNEGLMANHDWIDTIRELRTYTPEHVLPGHGPLAHDAEIDLLLQIETYFLTEVRKRFEQDMPLPTLLADMEVNFPSWIRDIAEVWGTPRYAILRVYRGLIDDPEPGWQHFKPSAIPEANPEKLHQRTRELEDLEAYCETAEEVAEGNDFGLAIAILKTATEKHSNLPDAWTAYADMLTQASRTVSSVLEKGDFFAEVERALDIALELNPDYAPAHLQRGYNRILSAYRNGDETESGLKSIYRALVGGLHGTQLAQAYFSIGLAHRANGNETLAREAFASAIAADATFMPAQFANMA, from the coding sequence ATGAGAAACATGTTGGAAAATCCTTTTGCCCCACGGCAATATGGAGAACTCGTTAAAGTAACGGAACGCGTGTATCTGTTTCGTAATATCGTTAATTCCTCAATCATCATTGGGGATAAGGGGATCGCAGTAATTGATACACAGGTAAATCAAACGATGGGGCAGCGCCTCCTTAAAGCGATTCGCACCCTCACAGATAAACCCATTCTGTACGCAATTAACACACACTATCACTGGGATCATACAAATGGAAATACTGTTTTTCACGGTGCAGGCGCAACCGTTGTTGCACGTGAAATGACAAAAGACTTTATGGTGAACAGATCACCGCGACAGGAGGCGTTCCTGCGTTCTCGTGGTTTCACGCTTGGCGATGCGCCATTTCTCCCGCAGCAGACGTTTGAACATGAAACCGAAATCGATTTAGGCAATCAACCGCTGCACCTTGTTCATTTGGGGAAGGCGGAGACTGATGATGCGACTGCCATTCGAGTGCCAGCGGAAGGGTGTATTGTCTCTGGTGATACCGTCATGACAGGGAGTTTTCCTATCTTTGGACAACCCGTTATGAATGAAGGACTCATGGCAAATCACGATTGGATTGACACAATTCGTGAACTTCGCACTTATACACCAGAACACGTACTTCCTGGACACGGCCCCTTAGCACACGATGCCGAAATCGATTTGTTGCTTCAGATTGAGACCTATTTTCTAACAGAAGTTCGCAAACGTTTTGAGCAGGATATGCCTTTGCCGACCTTGTTGGCTGACATGGAAGTCAATTTTCCGAGTTGGATTCGGGATATTGCTGAGGTCTGGGGAACACCGCGTTACGCGATTTTGAGGGTGTACCGCGGGTTAATCGATGATCCAGAACCGGGTTGGCAGCATTTCAAACCCTCAGCGATTCCAGAAGCGAACCCGGAGAAGCTACATCAGCGGACACGCGAGCTTGAGGACTTGGAAGCCTATTGCGAAACTGCTGAAGAAGTCGCAGAGGGCAACGACTTCGGCTTAGCTATTGCTATTTTGAAGACTGCAACTGAAAAACATTCAAACCTACCCGATGCCTGGACCGCTTATGCAGATATGCTCACACAGGCATCCCGAACAGTGTCGAGTGTGCTTGAAAAGGGTGATTTCTTCGCTGAGGTAGAAAGGGCTTTGGATATTGCACTTGAACTAAACCCCGATTATGCACCCGCCCATCTCCAACGGGGTTATAACCGTATTCTTTCTGCTTATCGTAACGGTGATGAAACAGAATCTGGACTCAAGTCGATCTATAGAGCCTTGGTCGGTGGACTTCACGGCACGCAGCTCGCACAGGCGTATTTTTCTATTGGACTTGCACATCGGGCAAATGGAAACGAGACACTTGCACGCGAGGCTTTTGCAAGCGCAATTGCCGCTGATGCAACGTTTATGCCGGCACAATTCGCCAATATGGCATAA
- a CDS encoding uroporphyrinogen decarboxylase: protein MEQQIKNDLLLRASRCLPVARVPVWMMRQAGRSDPLYRQIRQEINLPLERLFRTCPTPMSETDVEWAVKISLLPKRIGVDAIIVYKDILTPLAPMGAHFRFAPGPILDSPIRTQAQVDALQPLHDPSTQLAFTGRIIHDLRQTLNEALPLIGFAGAPLTLAFFLIAGESPIKRGAGVSEKATPIFQMIEETPELLHCLLDKLTDMTIHYLNYQISQGVQVVQLFESIADVLPRQIYENFAFPYHQRIFAEVNSETPRILFAKECSYLDLMHQSGADVLSVGKCVDLGKVRDLTNRTVAFQGNVDNDILRDGTPADITAAVKACLEQGEKTGHILNLSHGLHRDTPFENVKHFVNIAKTLQES from the coding sequence ATGGAACAACAAATAAAGAACGACTTACTTCTTCGCGCATCGCGATGCCTGCCGGTGGCGCGCGTGCCTGTGTGGATGATGCGGCAGGCTGGAAGATCAGATCCCCTTTATCGGCAGATTCGGCAAGAGATTAACCTCCCTTTGGAACGTCTTTTCCGAACCTGCCCTACCCCGATGTCGGAGACCGATGTAGAGTGGGCGGTCAAAATCTCACTTCTGCCGAAGCGCATCGGTGTCGATGCCATCATCGTCTACAAAGATATTCTCACACCTCTCGCACCAATGGGGGCACACTTCCGATTTGCCCCCGGTCCCATTTTAGACTCGCCGATTCGGACGCAAGCACAAGTCGATGCGCTTCAGCCACTCCATGATCCCTCAACGCAATTAGCATTTACTGGACGGATCATTCACGATCTACGCCAGACTTTGAATGAAGCACTACCGCTCATCGGTTTTGCCGGTGCACCTTTGACGCTTGCGTTCTTCCTTATCGCGGGCGAAAGTCCCATCAAGCGAGGTGCTGGTGTATCCGAGAAGGCGACCCCGATTTTCCAAATGATAGAGGAAACTCCTGAACTCCTACATTGTCTTTTGGACAAGTTGACGGATATGACAATCCATTACTTAAACTACCAGATTAGCCAAGGCGTTCAAGTGGTACAACTCTTCGAGTCGATTGCGGATGTCTTGCCGCGCCAGATCTATGAAAACTTCGCTTTCCCTTATCACCAACGCATTTTTGCTGAGGTGAACTCGGAAACACCCCGGATACTCTTCGCAAAAGAGTGTTCGTATCTCGATTTAATGCACCAGAGTGGCGCGGATGTACTCAGTGTCGGAAAATGTGTTGATCTCGGTAAAGTTAGAGACTTGACAAACCGGACTGTCGCTTTTCAGGGGAACGTTGATAACGATATCCTTCGAGACGGGACACCCGCCGACATCACGGCAGCTGTCAAGGCTTGCTTAGAACAGGGCGAAAAAACAGGGCATATCTTGAACCTGAGCCATGGACTCCATAGAGATACGCCTTTTGAAAACGTTAAACATTTTGTAAATATCGCGAAAACGCTACAGGAAAGTTGA
- a CDS encoding alcohol dehydrogenase catalytic domain-containing protein yields the protein MKSQIFYEPESMSLEDRPVPAPGDDDLLVQVRSVGICGSDVAYYFGNSSLETDDGKGPLILGHEFTGEVVEVGSEARTAGGFKVGDRVVVNPVQSNPNSFWSQKGLSNLCPEKRVLGVGVDGGFAEYAVSDYRWTVKLPDNVTYDQGALTEPLACGLYAVNNLNAEAGQTAVVFGPGPIGLMMVQILKSRGLENVLLVGTRDYRLDCGKELGADVVINVSDTSSPHYVEDLGAAIQELNNGELADRAITATSSLDAIHTALDVTGRHATVVIFGLPGDTDVMQVPILDTILMDKTIRFSWLAPDTWEEAVQLISSGDVDMDKIISHEFPLESLVEGITKVRNREDSCTKGIIKVSA from the coding sequence GTGAAATCTCAAATTTTTTATGAACCCGAATCAATGAGCCTTGAAGATAGACCCGTTCCAGCACCGGGGGACGACGACTTGTTAGTTCAAGTGCGTTCAGTAGGTATCTGTGGTTCGGATGTCGCATATTATTTCGGTAATAGTTCACTTGAAACCGATGATGGCAAAGGTCCGCTGATTCTGGGGCATGAATTCACGGGTGAAGTCGTTGAAGTTGGCAGTGAAGCAAGGACAGCAGGTGGGTTTAAAGTCGGTGACCGAGTTGTTGTTAACCCCGTTCAATCGAACCCAAATTCTTTCTGGAGTCAGAAGGGGTTGTCCAACTTGTGTCCGGAGAAACGTGTTCTGGGTGTAGGCGTTGATGGTGGTTTCGCGGAATACGCGGTTTCTGACTATCGCTGGACGGTCAAACTACCGGACAACGTCACGTATGACCAGGGTGCCTTAACGGAGCCTTTGGCATGTGGACTCTATGCAGTTAACAATCTCAACGCTGAAGCCGGACAGACCGCTGTCGTTTTTGGACCTGGACCTATCGGTTTGATGATGGTGCAAATCCTGAAAAGCCGCGGCTTAGAAAACGTCCTACTCGTTGGCACTCGCGATTATCGCTTAGATTGCGGTAAGGAACTCGGCGCAGATGTAGTCATTAACGTCAGCGATACCAGCTCTCCACATTACGTTGAAGACTTAGGTGCCGCAATTCAGGAACTCAATAATGGAGAATTGGCAGACCGCGCAATTACGGCAACCAGTTCCCTTGACGCAATTCACACCGCCTTAGACGTCACCGGTCGGCATGCAACCGTCGTTATCTTCGGGCTTCCCGGCGACACGGATGTGATGCAAGTCCCAATTCTTGATACCATCCTCATGGATAAAACTATCAGATTCTCTTGGCTTGCCCCCGATACTTGGGAGGAAGCGGTGCAGCTCATTTCGAGTGGCGATGTCGATATGGACAAAATTATCAGCCACGAATTCCCACTTGAATCACTGGTTGAGGGAATAACGAAGGTACGCAATCGTGAAGACAGTTGCACAAAAGGAATAATAAAAGTCTCCGCGTAA
- the rplL gene encoding 50S ribosomal protein L7/L12, protein MAADMDKMIDEISNMTVLELSELVKALEDKFGVSASAAPAVAMPGMMPAAAAPGAEEAAEPEEKTEFDVQLKSFGGKKIPVIKEVRAITGLGLKEAKEKVESAPVVIQEAVSKEDAEKTKEQLEALGAEVEIL, encoded by the coding sequence ATGGCTGCAGATATGGATAAAATGATTGACGAAATCAGTAATATGACCGTTTTAGAACTGTCTGAACTGGTCAAAGCGTTGGAAGATAAGTTTGGTGTCAGTGCCTCAGCGGCTCCGGCAGTCGCTATGCCAGGGATGATGCCCGCTGCCGCTGCGCCAGGCGCAGAGGAAGCTGCCGAACCGGAAGAGAAAACGGAATTTGACGTTCAACTCAAAAGTTTTGGCGGAAAGAAAATTCCTGTTATTAAAGAGGTCCGCGCGATTACTGGACTCGGCTTAAAAGAAGCGAAAGAGAAAGTCGAATCCGCACCCGTCGTCATTCAGGAAGCTGTCTCCAAAGAGGATGCCGAGAAAACAAAAGAGCAACTTGAAGCACTCGGTGCTGAAGTTGAGATTCTCTAA
- the rplJ gene encoding 50S ribosomal protein L10, with product MMPNQANVQQVEQIRELFEGADVVLLADFQGLTVPEVNELRNQLRAAEVQYKVCKNTLVNVVAQERGIEGLEPYLKGNTALATSTDPAASSKILFQFGEAHENFKVKGGILGTQVVDAAGVEALQDMPSREVMLARAVGTIGAPLTGLVNTLHQGSPITGMVNVLSGTIRQVASVLTQVADQKKEAEDA from the coding sequence ATGATGCCGAATCAGGCAAACGTTCAGCAGGTAGAACAAATTCGTGAACTTTTTGAGGGCGCGGATGTTGTGCTTTTGGCAGATTTTCAGGGTCTTACTGTCCCAGAGGTGAATGAACTGCGGAATCAACTTCGAGCGGCAGAAGTCCAGTATAAAGTCTGTAAGAACACATTGGTAAATGTCGTTGCCCAGGAAAGGGGTATTGAAGGGCTGGAGCCTTATCTCAAAGGCAATACGGCTCTTGCTACCAGCACGGATCCGGCGGCATCGTCAAAAATTTTATTTCAATTTGGCGAAGCACACGAAAATTTTAAGGTTAAAGGTGGGATTCTTGGAACGCAAGTGGTTGACGCTGCAGGCGTTGAAGCCCTCCAAGATATGCCGTCACGAGAGGTTATGCTCGCCCGCGCTGTGGGGACTATCGGTGCGCCGCTCACCGGGCTCGTCAATACCTTACATCAAGGTTCACCTATCACAGGTATGGTGAATGTACTCAGTGGAACAATACGTCAGGTAGCCTCCGTGCTCACGCAGGTTGCTGATCAAAAGAAAGAGGCGGAAGACGCCTAA